From Hyla sarda isolate aHylSar1 chromosome 5, aHylSar1.hap1, whole genome shotgun sequence, a single genomic window includes:
- the LOC130273258 gene encoding dolichyl-diphosphooligosaccharide--protein glycosyltransferase subunit 2-like gives MAATPHSAFLLVLALLTTVHALTPSHYLSQADVERLKDVLERPVSDLETAYYYTVGFHHLGASVADEKTACNFIRSNVDISNVDSLFYAAQASQTLSNCEVPISNETRDLLLGAVSEDSSVTQIYHAVGAISGFGLPLASQEVVSALTIRLGKEENVLAAIEALLTASLLSQQADLRGIVEEIEDLVARLDDLGGQFLQFEEGLEATALFVAATYRLSDHVGVEPALKEDQIVQLVNAIFSKKSFDSLSEAFSVAFAASALSHNRYHIPLIVVPDGPATVSHKQPLLKLLVTNVLSQRLSDAKVKLNQAKSCSTKATVLEQALFTPSGDSFELNFMDSKPASGYYDFSVSVKGDSRFLASQVEIKVKVSTEVGISNVDLSIVDKDQSISPKTARVTFPSKAKGPFTSDSHQNFALSFQLTDLNTGVSLTPHQTFVRLHNQKTGQEVVFVAEPDTKGTYRFELDPSERKSEFDSASGTYTLFLIIGDATLENPILWNVADVVIKFPEEDTPTTVQSKNLFAPKQDIQHLFREPEKRPPTVIWNTFTALVLAPLLLLFILWVKIGVNISNISFSPSTLVFHLGHAAMLGLMYVYWTHLNMFQTLKYLALLGIVTFLAGNRMLAQKAVKRSKK, from the coding sequence ATGGCAGCGACTCCACATTCAGCATTCCTTTTAGTACTCGCTCTCCTGACCACCGTCCATGCTTTGACTCCCAGCCACTACCTGAGCCAGGCAGATGTGGAGAGACTTAAAGATGTCTTGGAACGTCCAGTGTCTGACCTGGAGACGGCCTATTACTACACTGTAGGCTTCCATCATCTCGGGGCCAGTGTAGCAGATGAAAAGACTGCCTGTAACTTCATTCGCTCTAATGTTGATATCAGTAATGTGGATTCCCTGTTCTATGCTGCTCAAGCCAGTCAAACCCTGTCCAATTGTGAGGTGCCCATCTCTAACGAAACCAGAGACCTGCTGCTCGGTGCTGTCAGTGAAGATTCCTCTGTCACCCAAATATACCATGCCGTAGGGGCCATCAGTGGCTTTGGTCTCCCTCTGGCCTCCCAAGAGGTTGTCAGCGCCCTGACCATCAGACTCGGTAAAGAGGAGAATGTCCTGGCAGCCATTGAAGCTCTCTTAACTGCGTCTCTGCTGTCCCAGCAAGCTGACCTGCGCGGAATTGTGGAGGAAATCGAGGACCTTGTGGCTCGACTGGATGACCTGGGTGGGCAATTCCTGCAGTTTGAGGAAGGTCTGGAGGCTACTGCTCTGTTTGTAGCTGCTACATACAGGTTGTCCGATCATGTTGGTGTGGAGCCTGCCTTGAAGGAGGACCAGATTGTCCAGCTAGTCAATGCCATCTTCAGCAAGAAGAGCTTTGATTCGCTCTCGGAAGCCTTCAGCGTGGCTTTTGCAGCATCTGCCTTGTCGCACAATCGCTATCACATTCCGCTCATTGTGGTGCCTGATGGACCCGCTACTGTGTCTCACAAACAGCCCCTTCTTAAGCTTCTGGTTACCAATGTCCTCTCCCAGCGACTATCGGATGCAAAAGTGAAACTGAATCAAGCCAAGTCCTGTAGCACCAAAGCCACAGTCCTGGAGCAGGCACTATTTACTCCATCTGGGGACTCTTTCGAACTGAATTTTATGGACTCCAAGCCAGCGAGCGGTTACTACGACTTCTCTGTGAGCGTGAAGGGTGACAGCCGTTTCCTGGCAAGCCAAGTTGAGATCAAAGTGAAAGTGTCAACCGAAGTTGGAATCAGCAATGTAGATCTCTCCATCGTGGATAAAGACCAGAGTATCTCTCCCAAAACTGCCAGGGTGACCTTCCCCTCTAAAGCCAAAGGACCATTCACTTCTGACAGCCACCAGAATTTTGCACTGTCCTTCCAGCTTACCGATTTGAACACAGGAGTCAGCCTGACACCACATCAGACATTTGTTCGCCTGCATAACCAGAAGACTGGCCAAGAAGTAGTGTTCGTTGCTGAGCCAGACACCAAGGGCACATATAGGTTTGAACTTGATCCATCTGAAAGGAAGTCTGAATTTGACTCTGCATCTGGGACTTACACGCTCTTCTTGATCATAGGAGATGCTACCTTGGAGAATCCCATCCTATGGAATGTGGCTGATGTTGTCATTAAGTTCCCTGAGGAGGACACACCGaccactgtccagagcaagaaccTCTTTGCCCCCAAACAAGACATTCAGCACTTATTCCGGGAGCCAGAGAAGAGGCCACCTACTGTCATATGGAATACTTTCACCGCCCTGGTCCTGGCGCCATTGCTGCtcctctttattctttgggtgaaGATTGGTGTGAATATTTCCAACATCAGCTTCTCTCCAAGCACGCTGGTCTTCCACCTTGGCCATGCCGCAATGCTGGGCCTGATGTATGTTTACTGGACTCATCTGAACATGTTCCAGACTCTGAAATATTTGGCCTTATTAGGAATTGTCACGTTCCTAGCTGGAAACCGCATGCTTGCCCAGAAAGCAGTCAAGAGGTCAAAAAAGTGA